The following are from one region of the Coccinella septempunctata chromosome 7, icCocSept1.1, whole genome shotgun sequence genome:
- the LOC123316603 gene encoding exosome complex component RRP40 yields MVCKEGQQVFPGDVLSGLKSNKLVSILGPGLHRNDDLPNSVIVTKVGTLGFKAPNTYWVESNEKRYSPKRGDLVVGVVIKKSGDMLKVDIGASEHASLSMLSFEGATKKQKVDVNVGDAVYARVHNAYKEMEPELMCVDALFKAGKLGLLSNEGFVFNTSVKMAQKLLDLEYPLLWTLGKKYSFEIAVGLNGKIWLKCNRTLDTLKIQQAIHIAERQSNKSIVETCRKIR; encoded by the coding sequence ATGGTTTGTAAGGAAGGTCAACAGGTTTTTCCAGGTGATGTGCTAAGTGGTTTGAAATCAAATAAGCTAGTGAGTATTCTTGGACCAGGATTGCATCGAAATGATGATCTTCCAAATTCAGTGATTGTAACTAAAGTAGGGACCTTGGGTTTTAAAGCTCCCAATACTTACTGGGTGGAAAGCAACGAGAAAAGATATTCACCCAAACGGGGAGATCTCGTTGTTGGCGTAGTCATAAAAAAATCTGGAGATATGCTGAAGGTAGATATTGGAGCCAGTGAACATGCTTCCCTGTCGATGCTATCCTTCGAAGGGGCAACCAAAAAACAAAAAGTAGATGTGAATGTTGGTGATGCAGTTTATGCAAGAGTCCATAATGCATACAAAGAGATGGAACCAGAATTGATGTGTGTTGATGCACTTTTCAAAGCAGGAAAATTAGGATTACTATCCAATGAAGGATTCGTTTTCAACACGAGTGTGAAAATGGCACAGAAGTTATTAGACCTAGAATATCCTTTATTATGGACacttggaaaaaaatattccttTGAAATTGCTGTGGGGTTGAATGGAAAGATCTGGTTAAAATGTAACAGGACTTTAGATACTTTAAAAATTCAGCAAGCCATTCATATTGCTGAACGACAAAGCAACAAAAGCATTGTAGAAACTTGTCGGAAGATAAGATAA